Below is a genomic region from Acinetobacter tibetensis.
GCGGTGCATGTGCATTGGGTCACCCATTGGGTTCTTCAGGTTCCCGCATTATTTTGACTCTTATTTATGCCTTAAAACGCTTGGGTAAAAGCAAAGGTGTGGCTACGTTATGTATTGGCGGTGGTGAAGCGACTGCCATTGCCGTTGAGCTTGTCGCTTAACTGTCAAGTCTCGAAAAAATCATACAGATCAAAGTGATAAAAGGTTAAACTTTTATCACTTTTTTAATGAAGAAGAGTGACTCAAATGTCTCAGCAAGATTATGAAAATGGATTAAAAGTTCGTACCGAAGTCATGGGAGAAAGTTTTGTCAAACGTGCCCAAGACAATACCGTACCTTTTACTCAACCGTTACAAGATTGGATTAATGAGCATGCTTGGGGCTCGACTTGGCAACGTGAAGGTGTGTTACCTCGTAAATATCGCTCATTAATTACCCTTGCCTTTTTAACTGCACTCAAAAGTCCCACTGAACTGAAAGGACATGTCCGCGGTGCACTCAACAATGGTGCAACAGTTGAAGAAATTCAGGAAGTGTTATTACATAGCTTGCCCTATTGCGGCGCGCCCGCGACACAAGAAGCCTTTCGTGCAGCTTTAGAAGTCATTACTGAATATCAAAATAACAACTCATAATCTACCACCTATTTAGAGCCATATCTTATGGCTCTAAAAGTCTTATTTTAAACCTTATAGATTTTGTGCAATTGTATATACGAGTATCAGGCTTAATTGCAGCCCCACCACAACAGCGAACCACTTCCAACCCTTTTGTTTTAGCACGATCTTATTCGGATAAGTTACTGTTTTTATCATTCTCTATCTCCAATACAGTTTTATTGCTAAAAAGAAAGAAACATATTTTTTAGATTATTTATTAAGCAAATTTTACACCAACTTTTTAGATCCTGACACGATTAAAATTATTCAATCGTTATTCTTATTCTGTTTTAAAGTCACACAAACACATCTACAGCAATGTTAAAATAAAGAAGAAAAAGAATTTGGATAACAATGAAACGTATAGCTCCCCTAGCCACTTTCTGTCTGTTCGTATTTCTAAATACGCAAACAACCTATGCCAATTTCTTTCAAAATCTTGAAATTTTTCGACCAAAAAATACAATTCACAATATTTCTTATGGATCAGATACATTACAAAAATTAGATGTCTATCTCCCGAAGTCCAATCACTCAAACCTAAAAAATCAAAAACTTGCACCCATTTTATTGATTGTACATGGTGGAGCGTGGAGTATTGGAGATAAGTCTCATCAAGGTTTGATTCAACATAAAGCGACCTATTGGAATCAGCAAGGTTGGGTGGTAATTTCAGTGAATTATCGCTTAGTCCCTAAAGTCACCGTGCAACAGCAGACACAAGATATTGCGGATGCACTGAATTTTGTGCAAAAGAATGCCTCAAATTGGCAGGCTGATAATCGAAACATCGTGATTATGGGACATTCAGCAGGTGCACATTTGGTCACCTTACTCTCTACTCACCCAGAATGGATTTCCAACTTTCCCAAACCATGGAAAGCAACGATTGCCTTAGATAGTGCTGGCTATGACTTAGAAGCCACCATGTCCAATCAACACGCTCAATTTTATGATCGTGTTTTTGGGCCTTCTAAAGAAAACTGGCGTTTAGTTTCACCCAAAGTTCAGTTAAAACATTCGATGCCTGCTTTTCTGGCGGTCTGCTCCACCATTCGTCCTGATCAATCTTGTGTACAAGCGCATTCATTTGTTCAACAAGCCAAAGCTTTAGGCACGACCACAGCCTATTTGCCTCTACCCTTATCTCACGCCGAAATTAATCGGAACTTGGGTCA
It encodes:
- a CDS encoding carboxymuconolactone decarboxylase family protein, whose amino-acid sequence is MSQQDYENGLKVRTEVMGESFVKRAQDNTVPFTQPLQDWINEHAWGSTWQREGVLPRKYRSLITLAFLTALKSPTELKGHVRGALNNGATVEEIQEVLLHSLPYCGAPATQEAFRAALEVITEYQNNNS
- a CDS encoding KGW motif small protein, with amino-acid sequence MIKTVTYPNKIVLKQKGWKWFAVVVGLQLSLILVYTIAQNL
- a CDS encoding alpha/beta hydrolase, producing MKRIAPLATFCLFVFLNTQTTYANFFQNLEIFRPKNTIHNISYGSDTLQKLDVYLPKSNHSNLKNQKLAPILLIVHGGAWSIGDKSHQGLIQHKATYWNQQGWVVISVNYRLVPKVTVQQQTQDIADALNFVQKNASNWQADNRNIVIMGHSAGAHLVTLLSTHPEWISNFPKPWKATIALDSAGYDLEATMSNQHAQFYDRVFGPSKENWRLVSPKVQLKHSMPAFLAVCSTIRPDQSCVQAHSFVQQAKALGTTTAYLPLPLSHAEINRNLGQNNDYTRQVDQFMQQHLQH